In Zingiber officinale cultivar Zhangliang chromosome 8B, Zo_v1.1, whole genome shotgun sequence, a single genomic region encodes these proteins:
- the LOC122015581 gene encoding probable transcription factor PosF21: MDKEKWPVPGGGAVGGGNAGGLPPQSSRYALFASPSDSCRITNDPSSSSSQPPDSGQFGYVTPSDTGRFSYDVSRMPDCPPKNSGHRRAHSEILSLPDDLSFGSDLGVVGSHDGPSLSDETEEDLVSMFIDVEKFSSSATSAGLSIREASPVPALPQGDNVPSGSSEKPRMRHQHSQSLDGTSIKPELLMAGGEGPSSVDVKKAMSAAKLAELALVDPKRAKRILANRQSASRSKERKMRYISELERKVQTLQTEATTLSAQLSMLQRDTNGLTVENNELKLRLQTMEQQVHLQDALNENLRDEVQRLKMATGQMLPSGGQMMNFASPFGANQQYYHHNPAMQSLLATHQLQQLQIRSQHPQQLQPHQTQQHQVQQQLLQLRTQQQQQQQQRQQQQSTTDLRMKGASLPLQNQFGEAPSDDKNTHE; this comes from the exons ATGGACAAGGAGAAGTGGCCTGTACCTGGTGGAGGAGCAGTAGGAGGAGGTAATGCTGGTGGTTTGCCGCCCCAGTCCTCGAGATATGCCTTATTTGCCTCGCCTTCAGACAGTTGCAGAATTACAAACGatccctcctcttcttcctcccagCCACCTGATTCTGGTCAATTTGGTTACGTCACGCCATCTGATACTGGGAGGTTTAGCTACGATGTCAGCAGGATGCCAGATTGTCCTCCAAAAAATTCTGGCCACAGGCGAGCCCACTCTGAAATCCTCAGTCTCCCAGATGACCTTAGCTTTGGTAGCGACCTTGGTGTGGTGGGGTCGCATGATGGGCCTTCACTCTCTGATGAAACTGAGGAGGACCTCGTTTCCATGTTCATTGATGTCGAAAAGTTCAGCTCTAGTGCTACCTCTGCTGGTCTGTCCATTCGTGAGGCATCACCTGTTCCAGCTCTTCCTCAGGGTGACAATGTTCCCTCCGGTTCCAGTGAGAAGCCAAGGATGAGGCATCAACATAGCCAATCTTTAGATGGCACTTCAATAAAGCCTGAGCTTTTGATGGCTGGGGGTGAAGGGCCTTCATCTGTGGACGTGAAGAAGGCTATGTCAGCTGCAAAACTTGCTGAACTGGCTCTTGTTGATCCAAAGCGTGCGAAGAG GATTTTGGCGAACAGACAATCAGCTTCAAGATCAAAAGAAAGGAAGATGAGATATATTTCAGAGCTTGAGCGGAAGGTGCAAACTCTCCAAACTGAAGCAACCACATTATCTGCTCAGCTGAGTATGCTACAG AGAGACACCAATGGTCTAACAGTTGAAAATAATGAATTGAAATTGAGATTACAGACAATGGAACAACAGGTTCACCTGCAGGATG CACTGAATGAGAACCTGAGAGATGAGGTTCAGCGGTTGAAGATGGCTACTGGCCAGATGTTGCCGAGTGGCGGCCAAATGATGAACTTTGCTTCGCCTTTTGGAGCAAACCAGCAATATTATCATCACAATCCGGCAATGCAATCTCTCCTGGCAACTCACCAACTTCAGCAACTGCAAATCCGCTCTCAGCATCCACAACAGCTGCAACCTCATCAGACTCAGCAACATCAGGTTCAGCAGCAGCTGCTGCAGCTGCGAAcccagcagcaacaacaacagcagcaacggCAGCAACAGCAATCGACCACAGACCTGAGAATGAAAGGGGCGTCACTGCCATTGCAGAACCAGTTTGGAGAGGCTCCATCAGACGACAAAAACACTCATGAATGA
- the LOC122015580 gene encoding calreticulin-3-like gives MAQPHFLVAASKLELRWLVLSLVLFLHASAVEIFFEERFDDGWEQRWVKSDWKRSEGKAGVFKHTAGKWPGDPDDKGLQTSIDARHSAISAKFPEFSNKNRTLVVQYSIRFEQDIECGGGYIKLLSGYVNQKKFGGDTPYSLMLGPDICGTQTKKLHLILSYQGQNYPIKKDLQCETDKLAHVYTFILRPDASYSLLVDNRERESGSMYTDWDILPPRKIKEVNAKKPKDWDEREYIDDPDDIKPEGYDSIPKEIPDPKVKKPDMWDEDEDGIWKPPKIPNPQYKGPWKRKRIKNPNYKGKWKTPWIDNPEFEDDPDLYVLKPLKYIGIEVWQVKAGSVFDNILICDDPDYAKEVAEETVLKHRETEKEAFEEAEKIKKAKEDEESQRAREEGERRRRERGHDRRYRDRERYRDHRRRHHRDYIHDDYHDEL, from the exons ATGGCGCAACCACACTTTTTAGTTGCTGCTTCGAAGCTTGAGCTTCGATGGCTGGTGCTGTCACTTGTGCTCTTCCTCCATGCCTCAGCTGTCGAGATCTTCTTCGAAGAGCGATTCGACG ATGGTTGGGAGCAACGATGGGTAAAATCAGACTGGAAAAGGAGTGAAGGAAAAGCTGGTGTTTTTAAACATACTGCTGGAAAATGGCCTGGTGATCCAGATGATAAAG GATTACAAACATCTATAGATGCCAGGCATTCTGCAATATCTGCAAAATTTCCAGAATTTAGTAACAAGAACAGGACACTGGTGGTCCAGTATTCTATAAGGTTTGAGCAGGACATTGAATGTGGTGGAGGCTATATAAAGCTTCTTTCTGGATATGTTAATCAGAAGAAATTTGGTGGTGATACTCCATACAG TTTAATGTTGGGCCCTGACATTTGTGGAACACAAACAAAAAAGCTCCATCTAATCCTTTCTTACCAGGGGCAGAATTATCCCATCAAAAAGGATTTACAGTGTGAGACTGATAAGCTTGCACATGTCTATACATTTATTCTTAGACCTGATGCTTCATATAGCCTCCTCGTTGACAACCGAGAAAGAGAATCTGGGAGCATGTATACTGATTGGGATATACTTCCACCTCGGAAGATCAAGGAAGTTAATGCTAAGAAG CCAAAAGACTGGGATGAAAGGGAATACATTGATGATCCAGATGATATCAAACCAGAG GGGTATGATTCTATTCCCAAAGAAATTCCTGACCCAAAGGTGAAAAAG ccTGACATGTGggatgaggatgaggatggaATATGGAAACCACCAAAGATTCCAAATCCACAGTACAAGGGGCCATGGAAACGCAAG AGGATCAAGAACCCAAACTACAAAGGGAAATGGAAGACCCCGTGGATTGATAATCCTG AGTTCGAGGATGACCCAGATCTATATGTGCTGAAGCCTTTGAAGTACATTGGCATTGAAGTTTGGCAG GTAAAGGCAGGTTCAGTCTTTGACAACATCCTGATTTGCGATGATCCTGATTATGCAAAGGAGGTTGCAGAGGAGACTGTTCTTAAGCATAGAGAG ACTGAAAAGGAGGCCTTCGAGGAAGCCgaaaaaataaagaaagcaaaAGAGGATGAG GAATCTCAAAGAGCAAGGGAGGAAGGTGAGCgtaggagaagagaaaggggacaTGATCGACGTTACCGAGACAGGGAGCGCTACAGGGACCACAGAAGG CGTCATCATAGAGATTACATCCATGATGATTATCAT GATGAACTATGA